The following are from one region of the Pirellulales bacterium genome:
- the pyrF gene encoding orotidine-5'-phosphate decarboxylase — translation MTETVDQVRVTGFGDLLAAAVTRAGSPVVVGLDPRWQELPDKLKEGSNGDFSARSNAYVRFCREIIDVVKDRVALVKPQVAFFEQLGPPGMQALGEMIRYARECGLIVIADGKRNDIGSTAEAYADAWMGANSAWQADALTVSPYLGSDSLAPFVLTAHERGAGLFVLAKTSNPGGGQFQDLDSGGRPLYRHVADHIEQLAAASAGSSGYGSVGAVVGATYPGQLGELRAALPHAWLLVPGFGSQGGSSHDVAPAFDARGLGAVINNSRGIIFAYRRREYAHLKGGRWQDAVAQATDDMIASLHADTAAGRLRA, via the coding sequence ATGACCGAAACTGTCGATCAAGTCCGCGTCACCGGGTTTGGTGACTTACTTGCGGCTGCTGTCACACGAGCGGGCAGCCCCGTCGTTGTGGGGCTCGACCCGCGCTGGCAGGAACTGCCCGACAAGCTCAAAGAGGGCAGCAACGGCGACTTTTCCGCTCGCAGCAACGCTTATGTGAGATTCTGCCGTGAGATCATCGACGTGGTCAAAGACCGCGTTGCGCTCGTCAAACCGCAGGTCGCCTTCTTTGAGCAACTCGGTCCCCCGGGAATGCAAGCTTTGGGGGAAATGATTCGCTATGCCCGGGAATGCGGGTTGATCGTGATCGCCGATGGCAAGCGTAACGACATCGGTTCCACGGCCGAGGCATACGCCGACGCCTGGATGGGTGCCAACAGCGCCTGGCAAGCGGACGCCCTTACCGTGAGCCCTTACTTGGGCAGTGACAGCCTCGCCCCCTTTGTCCTGACAGCGCACGAACGCGGGGCCGGTTTATTCGTGCTCGCCAAAACATCAAACCCGGGTGGTGGACAGTTTCAGGACCTGGATTCTGGGGGCCGCCCCCTGTATCGCCACGTGGCCGATCACATCGAACAATTGGCGGCAGCCAGCGCCGGCTCGAGCGGATATGGTTCGGTAGGCGCGGTGGTGGGAGCGACCTATCCCGGTCAGCTCGGCGAACTTCGCGCGGCATTACCGCACGCGTGGCTGCTAGTGCCAGGTTTTGGCAGCCAGGGGGGCTCGTCGCATGACGTCGCGCCGGCCTTTGATGCGCGCGGCCTAGGCGCAGTAATCAACAATTCTCGCGGAATCATCTTTGCCTATCGCCGCCGAGAATATGCCCATCTCAAGGGCGGCCGATGGCAAGACGCCGTGGCACAGGCCACGGACGACATGATCGCGAGCCTGCACGCCGATACGGCCGCGGGACGACTGAGAGCGTGA
- the ndk gene encoding nucleoside-diphosphate kinase: MERTLILLKPDCVQRRLMGRIISRFEDKGFNIIAMKMMRVTPKLAKEHYAEHVTKPFYPALEGFITGGPIVAAIVEGLEAIRVVREILGATSGLKAAAGTIRGDFSSSRQMNLVHASDGPEAAQREIALYFKSEEICAADLTLTPWLRASDES, from the coding sequence ATGGAACGAACCTTGATTTTACTCAAGCCCGATTGTGTGCAGCGCCGTTTGATGGGCCGCATCATCAGCCGCTTCGAGGACAAGGGCTTTAACATCATTGCCATGAAGATGATGCGTGTGACGCCCAAATTGGCTAAGGAACATTATGCCGAGCATGTGACGAAGCCCTTTTACCCAGCGCTCGAGGGTTTCATCACGGGTGGTCCGATCGTGGCCGCGATCGTGGAAGGGCTGGAAGCCATTCGCGTGGTGCGCGAGATTCTGGGCGCTACCAGCGGCCTGAAAGCCGCGGCCGGGACGATCCGGGGCGACTTCAGTTCCAGCCGGCAGATGAACCTGGTGCATGCCTCGGATGGACCTGAAGCGGCGCAGCGCGAGATCGCGCTCTATTTCAAGTCCGAAGAGATTTGCGCAGCCGACCTGACGCTTACTCCCTGGCTGCGCGCCAGCGACGAGAGTTGA
- the pncA gene encoding bifunctional nicotinamidase/pyrazinamidase, whose amino-acid sequence MMGPGRALVIIDLQNDFLPGGALPVPCGNEIVAVANHVAPLFELVVATQDWHPADHVSFAVNHAGRRPGDVIDVGGQRQTLWPVHCVQGSHGAALAAGLNAEDITRIIQKGTDSSVDSYSAFFDNTRGRATGLEDFLRSANVRQLFLLGLATEYCVAYSALDALRLGFTVWIVVDGCRGIDLTPGDAASALKSLSEGGANLIHSRELPALLARDFGQH is encoded by the coding sequence ATGATGGGGCCGGGCCGGGCTTTAGTCATCATCGATTTGCAGAATGACTTCTTGCCAGGCGGCGCGCTGCCGGTCCCCTGTGGCAATGAAATCGTAGCCGTCGCGAACCACGTTGCACCTCTGTTCGAACTCGTTGTCGCGACGCAGGATTGGCATCCCGCTGACCATGTGAGCTTTGCCGTCAATCATGCTGGCCGGCGGCCGGGCGATGTCATCGACGTTGGCGGCCAGCGACAGACACTTTGGCCTGTACACTGCGTACAAGGTTCGCACGGTGCGGCGCTTGCCGCGGGACTGAACGCCGAGGACATCACCCGGATCATTCAGAAAGGGACAGATTCGAGCGTCGACAGTTACAGCGCCTTTTTTGACAACACGCGCGGGCGTGCCACGGGCTTGGAGGATTTCTTGCGTTCTGCCAACGTGCGGCAGCTTTTCCTGCTAGGCCTGGCGACGGAATATTGCGTGGCGTATAGCGCTTTGGACGCACTGCGGCTGGGATTTACCGTGTGGATCGTTGTCGATGGCTGCCGTGGTATCGACCTAACACCGGGTGACGCTGCATCAGCTCTGAAATCGCTGAGTGAAGGAGGGGCAAACTTGATCCACAGCAGAGAATTGCCCGCCCTGCTTGCGCGGGACTTTGGCCAGCATTGA
- a CDS encoding DUF1559 domain-containing protein, with product MSIAAIVSIIGIAVSVSGCGRKQKIEAPGPIIVDIVGPGRKLKEPKPIDVSYIPAEAVFAFVADSLQLTNAPNFQLVNRDLKDPLKLMGYDLDATDQIILIGGLGKKLGEYYVGSIQRFKQPVDMDAFLHIRSPEWEEVADGDHKYYRSQDKSVPCVCAIADRVILEANEETLKKMMSADKDADSPLLNTLRKMDDSSAATAVVEVAAIRPQISAFLVFTKLPAPFDAPPYDGIKKLPGNIDEAVLKFDIAPYTSLSATLRAKDEDAAIATDTFVANVVDKVVDTVEEMTAGSDDGGGDMRAGAQTEALRNLLGDIKELLVHSREGNELKVSYGGRPVQNQITMIGPTMISSYRNSWEKATVQASEEKLATIGAALNEYAAAKGTYPAPASYGPDGKPLLSWRVHLLPQLGQQALYDQFHLDEPWDSEHNKKLIKRMPVVYRNPGHLFDGKTQYVMPTGVGTVFEGKEGPKPDSLTDGKSKTILVVELFDGRGVEWTKPEDQKLDRADPTINLTHLAKPYFLAVFGDGVARRIDAKKNPTIVVGLFSPAGGEELPDEF from the coding sequence ATGTCGATCGCCGCCATCGTATCGATCATCGGCATTGCCGTCAGCGTCAGTGGGTGCGGCCGCAAGCAGAAAATCGAAGCACCGGGCCCCATCATCGTCGACATCGTAGGCCCCGGAAGGAAGCTGAAGGAGCCCAAGCCGATCGACGTCTCGTATATTCCAGCTGAGGCGGTCTTTGCCTTTGTTGCAGATTCCTTGCAATTGACCAATGCGCCCAATTTCCAGTTGGTGAACAGGGATCTGAAAGATCCCTTGAAGCTGATGGGGTACGACTTGGACGCCACCGATCAGATCATACTTATCGGCGGATTGGGTAAGAAGCTTGGCGAGTACTACGTAGGATCGATCCAGCGTTTCAAGCAACCCGTCGATATGGACGCGTTCCTGCATATCCGCAGCCCGGAATGGGAAGAAGTTGCCGACGGCGATCACAAGTATTACCGGTCTCAGGATAAAAGCGTGCCGTGCGTGTGCGCCATCGCGGATCGCGTGATCCTCGAGGCCAACGAGGAAACTTTGAAGAAGATGATGTCAGCCGACAAGGATGCCGATAGCCCACTGTTGAATACCCTGCGGAAAATGGATGATTCGTCGGCGGCGACCGCCGTGGTCGAGGTGGCGGCCATTCGGCCACAAATCAGCGCGTTTCTCGTGTTCACAAAGCTGCCGGCTCCCTTTGACGCCCCACCGTATGACGGCATCAAAAAGCTACCGGGCAATATCGACGAGGCGGTCCTCAAATTCGATATCGCCCCGTATACGTCGTTGAGCGCGACCCTGCGCGCCAAAGATGAAGACGCCGCGATCGCCACCGACACGTTCGTTGCCAACGTGGTTGACAAGGTGGTGGACACCGTCGAAGAGATGACGGCCGGTTCGGACGACGGAGGGGGGGATATGCGTGCCGGAGCGCAGACCGAGGCTTTGCGAAATCTGCTCGGCGACATCAAGGAGTTGTTGGTGCATTCGCGCGAGGGGAACGAGCTCAAAGTAAGTTACGGCGGCCGGCCCGTTCAGAATCAGATCACGATGATCGGACCAACTATGATCAGCTCGTACCGGAACTCCTGGGAGAAGGCCACCGTTCAGGCCTCGGAAGAAAAGTTGGCAACGATCGGCGCCGCTTTGAATGAATATGCCGCGGCCAAGGGCACCTATCCTGCACCGGCCAGTTACGGCCCGGATGGCAAGCCGCTGTTGAGTTGGCGCGTTCACCTGCTGCCACAACTCGGGCAGCAGGCGCTGTACGACCAATTCCATCTCGATGAGCCGTGGGACAGCGAACACAATAAGAAGCTCATCAAGCGTATGCCCGTCGTGTATCGCAATCCCGGTCATCTTTTTGACGGCAAGACGCAATACGTGATGCCCACGGGAGTTGGCACGGTATTCGAAGGCAAGGAGGGGCCAAAGCCCGACAGCCTGACGGATGGAAAGTCGAAGACGATCCTGGTTGTCGAGCTGTTCGACGGTCGTGGCGTGGAATGGACCAAGCCGGAGGATCAAAAACTCGATCGTGCCGATCCGACCATTAATCTGACGCATCTCGCCAAGCCGTATTTTCTGGCCGTCTTTGGCGACGGTGTCGCGCGCCGTATCGATGCCAAGAAGAATCCTACCATTGTTGTTGGACTGTTCTCTCCGGCCGGTGGAGAAGAATTGCCCGATGAATTCTGA
- a CDS encoding DUF1559 domain-containing protein, whose protein sequence is MFRKSAFEARSAFTLVEVLVVVAIIGILLALVLPAVQMAREASRRTQCLSNLHQIALGAQQYYDAYDGQFFLHHPFDADVLALAGASESFAEIYWEDKIMPWIGGAPEANEELARAGIVTGSAAIYRCPGDLSEQQPYIDGSGVTDGIAQRTSYLMNSLLSHKTRRYGRWTWMRFLNEVGTSQFVCFSERDADAFTPPADGDPRQDDYDIWLGTSTIQPWIAYRRHARLANYLYLDGHAVTRDWDAAVVDMYPDKVVLTVDSSYPQ, encoded by the coding sequence ATGTTCAGGAAAAGCGCTTTCGAAGCGAGGTCGGCGTTTACGCTCGTCGAAGTTTTGGTTGTCGTCGCTATCATTGGTATTCTCCTCGCGCTCGTCTTACCCGCCGTGCAAATGGCGCGGGAGGCATCGCGACGGACACAATGTCTGTCGAACCTGCATCAGATTGCGCTGGGCGCGCAACAGTATTACGACGCCTACGATGGCCAGTTCTTCCTCCACCACCCCTTCGACGCCGACGTACTGGCGCTGGCTGGCGCCTCGGAATCGTTTGCCGAAATCTATTGGGAGGATAAGATCATGCCTTGGATTGGCGGCGCGCCTGAGGCCAATGAAGAATTGGCCCGCGCCGGCATCGTGACGGGCAGCGCGGCCATTTACCGGTGCCCCGGCGATCTGTCGGAGCAGCAGCCGTACATTGATGGTAGCGGCGTGACCGACGGCATCGCGCAGCGCACCAGCTACCTGATGAATTCGCTGCTAAGCCATAAAACGCGGCGCTATGGACGATGGACGTGGATGCGATTCTTGAACGAAGTCGGCACGTCCCAGTTCGTATGCTTTTCGGAACGCGATGCGGACGCTTTTACGCCACCCGCTGACGGCGATCCGCGCCAGGATGATTACGACATCTGGCTGGGCACGTCGACGATTCAGCCGTGGATTGCTTACCGTCGGCACGCGCGGTTGGCCAACTACCTATACCTGGACGGGCACGCCGTGACACGTGATTGGGATGCAGCGGTCGTGGATATGTACCCGGACAAAGTGGTACTGACGGTCGACAGCAGCTACCCGCAATGA
- a CDS encoding PepSY domain-containing protein: MNETEPATASKTWPDYRAVWRWHFYAGLLCVPFVIVLSISGTIYLFKPQIEAWIDAPYDHLEVTGTRASAAEQIAAALAAVPDSRFSGYELPTAPENAARVIVRRNGEAIRVYVHPSSLAVLHTVPEDERFMRYIFRLHGELWSGDRGSMVVELAASWTIVMILTGLYLWWPRQAKGGGGVLYPRLRAGSRIFWRDLHSVTGIWISGMALFLLLSGLPWAKSWGNYLKAVRRLTGTAVAQQDWTVGSERTMARAPLGGHGDHGGHGGRRGDADNGPRAPLDFTAVDRVAKTVAPLALVPPVVIAPVGRDGAKWSAKSMAADRTRRVNLVLNGATGDVESREEFQDRHLIDRIIGTGIAAHEGQLFGIANQLLGLLTACGLVLICTSGVVMWWRRRDSGLLGAPRVLAAPRFSLGLFIIVVLLGVYLPLFGGSLLAVLAVERMLLSRIPGVRRWLGLAATG, translated from the coding sequence ATGAATGAGACCGAACCGGCGACCGCCTCCAAAACATGGCCCGATTATCGTGCCGTATGGCGCTGGCATTTTTATGCCGGGTTGCTGTGCGTGCCGTTCGTGATCGTGCTCTCGATCAGCGGAACGATTTATCTCTTCAAGCCGCAGATCGAAGCCTGGATCGATGCGCCGTACGATCACCTGGAAGTCACCGGCACGCGAGCCAGCGCTGCCGAGCAGATAGCCGCGGCGCTGGCAGCAGTGCCTGATTCCAGATTCAGCGGCTATGAATTGCCAACCGCCCCGGAAAACGCCGCGCGAGTGATTGTGCGGCGCAACGGCGAAGCAATACGCGTCTATGTCCATCCTTCGTCGTTGGCGGTTCTGCACACCGTGCCCGAGGACGAACGATTCATGCGGTACATCTTTCGCTTGCACGGCGAGTTGTGGTCAGGCGATCGCGGCTCGATGGTCGTCGAACTGGCCGCCTCGTGGACCATTGTCATGATCTTGACGGGCCTTTATCTGTGGTGGCCGCGCCAGGCAAAGGGAGGGGGCGGCGTGCTTTATCCGCGTCTGCGCGCGGGGTCGCGCATCTTCTGGCGCGATCTGCACAGCGTAACCGGCATCTGGATTTCGGGCATGGCGCTTTTTCTTCTGCTCAGCGGTTTGCCGTGGGCCAAGTCGTGGGGCAATTATTTGAAAGCTGTCCGGCGGCTGACCGGCACCGCGGTGGCGCAGCAAGATTGGACGGTCGGTAGCGAGCGGACGATGGCCCGAGCGCCCCTAGGGGGCCACGGCGACCATGGTGGGCACGGAGGTCGGCGTGGTGACGCCGATAACGGCCCGCGCGCGCCACTCGATTTTACGGCGGTCGATCGCGTTGCGAAGACCGTCGCGCCGTTGGCATTGGTTCCGCCGGTTGTTATCGCGCCCGTCGGGCGAGACGGTGCGAAATGGAGTGCCAAATCCATGGCCGCCGACCGCACGCGACGCGTCAACCTGGTTCTGAACGGCGCGACGGGCGACGTCGAAAGCCGCGAAGAGTTTCAAGACCGGCACCTGATCGATCGAATTATCGGCACGGGCATCGCCGCGCACGAAGGACAACTCTTTGGCATCGCCAACCAGTTGCTCGGGCTGTTGACGGCTTGTGGATTGGTTCTCATTTGTACTTCCGGCGTCGTCATGTGGTGGCGCCGCCGCGATTCTGGGTTGCTCGGTGCACCCCGGGTCCTTGCGGCGCCGCGCTTTTCGCTGGGCCTGTTCATCATCGTTGTTCTTCTCGGCGTTTACTTGCCGTTGTTCGGTGGTTCGCTGCTCGCGGTCCTGGCTGTCGAACGAATGTTGCTCTCGCGCATTCCTGGCGTGCGCCGCTGGTTGGGGCTCGCCGCGACGGGGTGA
- a CDS encoding DUF1559 domain-containing protein, with translation MSRRGGFTLVELLVVIAIIGILIGMLLPAVQMAREAARGSQCKNNMRQLGLALINFEGARGVFPATDPPNGFSPQARLLPYVEQGNLQNLLDFSQPAFTGAYNAQVPNPKFAAIFAMPIPLLLCPTDPADVVNTETTYNATYAGNNYMISTGSGTGILYDQRFPTDGITFYNSLVRYADVSDGSSNTVFMSEAIRSIGQDLTLPPGQTPGFPYQYTLNGSTGLTPGNGPGITMTGAPWTGPTINGMIANPDLAPVWVQLTGWRGAGSTALRGRGTCWAAEGALNTQTNGYTTPNNRIPEVVMHHSGYFGPRSWHSGGANVLLGDGSVRFLSDATDPVLHRNLHSRNGNEIIGSF, from the coding sequence ATGAGTCGCCGTGGGGGATTTACACTAGTCGAGCTGCTGGTCGTGATCGCCATCATTGGGATCCTGATCGGTATGCTTTTGCCGGCCGTGCAGATGGCGCGCGAAGCCGCGCGCGGCAGTCAATGCAAGAACAACATGCGGCAGCTCGGGCTGGCGCTGATTAATTTCGAGGGCGCACGCGGCGTCTTTCCCGCGACCGATCCACCGAACGGCTTTTCGCCGCAAGCGCGGTTGCTGCCGTATGTCGAGCAGGGCAACCTGCAGAATCTGCTTGATTTCAGTCAGCCCGCTTTCACCGGAGCTTACAACGCGCAGGTGCCCAATCCGAAGTTTGCGGCAATCTTTGCCATGCCGATCCCGCTTTTACTATGTCCCACCGATCCAGCCGACGTCGTCAATACGGAGACGACCTACAACGCCACCTACGCGGGAAACAACTACATGATCAGCACCGGGAGCGGCACCGGCATTTTGTACGACCAGCGATTTCCCACGGACGGAATTACGTTCTACAACTCGCTGGTGCGCTACGCCGATGTTTCGGACGGTAGCTCGAACACCGTGTTCATGAGCGAGGCGATTCGCAGTATCGGTCAGGATTTGACGCTGCCGCCCGGACAGACGCCCGGGTTTCCTTACCAATACACGCTCAATGGATCGACGGGCCTGACTCCCGGAAACGGTCCGGGAATCACGATGACCGGGGCGCCGTGGACGGGCCCCACGATTAACGGCATGATCGCCAACCCGGATCTCGCGCCCGTGTGGGTGCAACTCACCGGTTGGCGCGGGGCAGGGAGCACGGCCCTGCGCGGTCGCGGCACCTGCTGGGCAGCCGAGGGGGCGCTGAACACGCAGACCAACGGCTATACGACTCCCAACAATCGCATCCCGGAGGTCGTCATGCACCATTCCGGATATTTCGGCCCGCGCAGCTGGCACAGCGGGGGGGCGAACGTGCTGCTCGGCGACGGCTCGGTGCGGTTTCTGAGTGACGCGACCGACCCCGTCCTGCATCGCAATCTGCACAGCCGTAACGGCAACGAGATCATCGGTTCCTTTTAG
- a CDS encoding DUF1559 domain-containing protein, giving the protein MNISRRGMTLVELLVVIAIIGLLVGLILPAVQMAREAGRRASCLNNLKQIGLALHMYADRNLVFPPGYISTVLQPSRDDGGPGWAWAAMLLPDVEQNSLNQEFNFKSPINSAASDPVRTASVALFVCPSDGAFEPTIEIPSLADNSIICTMAASSYVANIGTVRPTCRVCRDSFDGMFGRNRAVSFAEICDGTSNTMAIGERAFKWSTPALWGVVPGSELVDRLIAGRLAAGPGYVLGTTFKDGFNLEEIVDDPREDHSLAESFGSMHPGGANFAFCDGGVRFIKDTIDPAAMNALSTRCGTPYGGETIHSSPFDQ; this is encoded by the coding sequence ATGAACATTTCACGCCGGGGCATGACGCTCGTCGAGCTTCTAGTGGTCATCGCGATTATTGGATTGCTCGTCGGCTTGATTCTGCCGGCCGTGCAGATGGCCCGCGAAGCAGGGCGCCGCGCCTCGTGCTTGAATAACCTCAAGCAGATCGGGCTGGCGCTGCACATGTATGCCGACCGCAATCTGGTATTTCCGCCAGGCTATATCTCGACGGTCTTACAACCAAGCCGGGATGACGGCGGCCCCGGTTGGGCCTGGGCCGCGATGCTGCTGCCTGACGTCGAGCAGAACTCGCTTAACCAGGAATTCAATTTCAAATCGCCCATCAATAGTGCGGCGAGCGACCCCGTGCGTACCGCCTCAGTGGCGCTGTTCGTTTGCCCTTCGGATGGCGCGTTCGAGCCAACCATCGAAATTCCGTCGCTGGCCGACAACTCGATCATCTGCACGATGGCCGCTTCAAGCTACGTCGCGAACATCGGCACCGTGCGTCCCACGTGTCGGGTCTGCCGCGACTCATTCGACGGCATGTTCGGACGCAATCGGGCTGTCAGCTTCGCCGAGATCTGCGACGGAACCTCGAACACGATGGCCATTGGCGAGCGCGCCTTCAAGTGGTCGACCCCCGCGTTATGGGGCGTGGTGCCTGGTTCGGAATTGGTCGATCGACTGATCGCGGGCCGATTGGCGGCCGGTCCCGGCTACGTGCTGGGAACGACGTTCAAGGATGGCTTCAACCTGGAAGAGATCGTCGACGATCCGCGCGAGGATCACTCGCTTGCCGAGTCGTTCGGGAGCATGCACCCGGGCGGCGCTAATTTCGCCTTTTGCGACGGCGGTGTGCGTTTCATCAAGGATACGATCGACCCTGCCGCCATGAACGCGCTCTCTACACGTTGCGGCACGCCCTACGGCGGCGAGACGATCCATTCCAGTCCGTTCGATCAATGA
- the mscL gene encoding large conductance mechanosensitive channel protein MscL encodes MGLLKEFRDFAMRGNVADMAVGIIIGGAFGKIVSSLVNDIVMPPIGLLLKDVPFKDLVISLRDGHLMDAESAANAVGGPIPTVNIGTFINTVLDFVIVAFVIFMVIRWMNRVLPVPVTSTPAAKKDCPYCKSSIPAAATRCPHCTSEMPGA; translated from the coding sequence ATGGGGTTGCTCAAGGAGTTTCGCGACTTTGCCATGCGCGGCAACGTCGCCGATATGGCCGTCGGCATCATCATCGGTGGCGCTTTCGGCAAGATCGTGTCGTCGCTGGTCAACGACATCGTGATGCCGCCGATCGGGCTGCTGCTCAAGGACGTGCCGTTCAAGGACCTGGTCATCAGCCTGCGCGACGGTCATCTGATGGACGCCGAAAGCGCCGCGAATGCTGTCGGTGGCCCGATTCCGACGGTGAACATCGGGACCTTTATCAACACGGTCCTCGATTTCGTCATCGTGGCCTTCGTGATCTTCATGGTCATCCGTTGGATGAATCGGGTGCTGCCGGTGCCGGTCACCTCGACGCCGGCGGCCAAGAAGGATTGTCCGTACTGCAAATCGAGTATCCCCGCCGCGGCCACGCGCTGCCCCCATTGCACGTCGGAAATGCCGGGGGCGTAG